In Massilia antarctica, the following are encoded in one genomic region:
- a CDS encoding PsiF family protein — protein sequence MKNMLMTCALLAFTSAAFAAPAAAPAPKSAQQNKMVTCNADASGKKGDERKAFMKGCLSAKPTPPAATPQQNKMKTCNVEATGKKGDERKAFMKTCLSAQK from the coding sequence ATGAAAAACATGTTGATGACCTGCGCCCTGCTGGCGTTCACCAGTGCCGCCTTCGCCGCGCCCGCCGCCGCGCCGGCGCCCAAGTCGGCCCAGCAGAACAAGATGGTGACCTGCAACGCCGACGCCAGCGGCAAGAAAGGCGACGAGCGCAAAGCCTTCATGAAGGGATGCCTGAGCGCCAAGCCAACACCCCCGGCCGCCACGCCCCAGCAAAACAAGATGAAGACCTGCAACGTCGAAGCCACCGGCAAAAAGGGCGACGAACGCAAAGCCTTCATGAAAACTTGCCTGAGCGCCCAGAAATAA
- the folE gene encoding GTP cyclohydrolase I, with product MSNGLTTEYQASTVTVSERIRERLVASKTRFHANDNIARFIEPGELDELLDEVSAKLQGVLESLVIDTVSDHNTQDTGRRVAKMFINEVFGGRYVPMPPVTEFPNASHLNELMIIGPITVRSACSHHLCPVIGKVWIGVMPNEHSALIGLSKYARIANWIMSRPQIQEEAVVQLADLLQEKMQPDGLAVVMEADHFCMQWRGVKDMDAKMINSVMHGSFLKDPALRREFLSLIKR from the coding sequence ATGTCGAACGGATTGACTACCGAATACCAAGCGAGCACCGTGACGGTGTCGGAGCGCATCCGCGAGCGCCTGGTCGCCAGCAAGACGCGCTTCCACGCCAACGATAATATCGCGCGTTTCATCGAGCCGGGCGAACTCGACGAGCTGCTCGATGAAGTCAGCGCCAAGCTGCAAGGCGTGCTCGAAAGCTTGGTGATCGATACCGTCAGCGACCACAATACCCAGGATACCGGGCGCCGCGTGGCCAAGATGTTCATCAACGAAGTGTTCGGCGGCCGTTATGTGCCGATGCCGCCGGTGACCGAATTTCCCAATGCATCGCATTTGAACGAGCTGATGATCATCGGCCCGATCACGGTGCGCAGCGCCTGTTCGCACCATCTGTGCCCGGTGATCGGCAAGGTCTGGATCGGCGTGATGCCGAACGAGCATTCGGCGCTGATCGGGCTGTCGAAATACGCGCGCATCGCCAACTGGATCATGAGCCGTCCGCAAATCCAGGAAGAAGCGGTGGTGCAGCTGGCCGACCTGTTGCAGGAAAAGATGCAGCCGGACGGCCTGGCCGTGGTCATGGAAGCAGACCATTTTTGCATGCAGTGGCGTGGCGTCAAGGATATGGATGCGAAAATGATCAATAGCGTCATGCACGGCTCGTTTTTGAAAGATCCGGCGCTGCGGCGCGAATTTTTGTCCCTGATTAAACGCTGA
- a CDS encoding ammonium transporter: MNASNHAADALFILLGAIMILAMHAGFAFLELGTVRKKNQVNALVKILADFAVSTIAYFFIGYGISYGVDFFASADVLAARNGFELVKFFFLLTFAAAIPAIISGGIAERAKFHPQLIATALLVGLVYPLFEGIAWNQRFGIQAALKLAFGAEFHDFAGSVVVHAVGGWIALPAVLLLGARRGRYGRNGAIAAHPPSSIPFLALGAWILAVGWFGFNVMSAQTLDKMNGLVAVNSLMAMVGGTLAALVLGKNDPGFTYNGPLAGLVAVCAGSDLMHPLGALATGVIAGGIFVAMFTLTQNRWKIDDVLGVWPLHGLCGTWGGIAAGVFGLKSLGGIGGVSFAAQLAGTALGVLIALAGGVLVYGLLKKTMGLRLDPEQEFQGADLSIHHISSTPERESNW, encoded by the coding sequence ATGAACGCAAGCAACCACGCCGCCGACGCGCTTTTCATCTTGCTCGGCGCCATCATGATCCTGGCCATGCACGCCGGTTTCGCCTTCCTGGAACTGGGAACGGTCAGGAAAAAAAACCAAGTCAACGCCCTGGTCAAGATCCTGGCCGACTTCGCCGTCTCCACGATCGCCTATTTTTTCATCGGCTACGGCATTTCCTACGGCGTCGATTTCTTCGCCAGCGCCGACGTGCTGGCGGCGCGCAACGGCTTCGAGCTGGTCAAATTTTTTTTCCTGCTCACCTTTGCCGCCGCGATTCCCGCCATCATCTCGGGCGGCATTGCCGAGCGCGCCAAATTCCACCCCCAGCTGATCGCCACCGCCTTGCTGGTCGGCTTGGTCTACCCGCTGTTCGAGGGCATCGCCTGGAACCAGCGCTTCGGCATCCAGGCCGCGCTCAAGCTCGCCTTCGGCGCCGAATTCCACGACTTCGCCGGCTCGGTCGTGGTGCACGCCGTGGGCGGCTGGATCGCCTTGCCCGCCGTGCTGCTGCTCGGCGCGCGCCGCGGGCGCTACGGGCGAAACGGCGCCATCGCCGCCCATCCGCCCTCCTCGATTCCGTTCCTGGCGCTGGGCGCCTGGATCCTGGCGGTGGGCTGGTTCGGCTTTAACGTCATGAGCGCGCAAACGCTCGACAAGATGAACGGCCTGGTGGCCGTCAACTCGCTCATGGCCATGGTCGGCGGCACCCTGGCCGCGCTGGTGCTCGGCAAGAACGATCCGGGCTTCACCTACAACGGCCCGCTGGCCGGCCTGGTAGCCGTGTGCGCCGGCTCCGACCTGATGCATCCGCTCGGCGCGCTCGCCACCGGCGTCATCGCCGGCGGCATTTTCGTGGCCATGTTTACGCTCACCCAGAACCGCTGGAAGATCGACGACGTGCTCGGCGTGTGGCCGCTGCACGGCCTGTGCGGCACCTGGGGCGGCATCGCCGCCGGCGTGTTCGGCCTGAAAAGCCTGGGCGGCATCGGCGGCGTCTCGTTCGCCGCGCAACTGGCGGGCACCGCGCTCGGCGTGCTCATCGCCCTGGCCGGCGGCGTCCTCGTGTACGGCCTGCTGAAAAAGACCATGGGCTTGCGGCTCGACCCCGAGCAGGAATTCCAGGGTGCCGATTTATCGATCCACCACATTTCATCGACCCCGGAGCGCGAATCGAACTGGTAG
- a CDS encoding FadR/GntR family transcriptional regulator: MKKPSAPQESNSAEPRLYRVVATRIQELIRDESIQAGERLPAERDLAAKLSVSRASLREALIVLELSGIVEVRGGSGVYVSEQATAQADVPEVGPGPFEVLAARRMIESEVAALAAKMATDSAIDAILTAVLEMEHHHEDRASNEQADRNFHLAIARATGNTALVGVVDYLWNQRGSLWHKLKEHFQTEELRVTTLTDHRKILEAIASHDVAGARQAMRAHLERVTRTFSRG, from the coding sequence ATGAAGAAACCCTCTGCGCCGCAAGAATCGAACTCGGCTGAGCCGCGCCTGTACCGTGTGGTGGCCACCCGGATTCAAGAACTCATCCGCGACGAGAGTATCCAGGCCGGCGAACGCCTGCCGGCCGAGCGCGACCTGGCCGCCAAGCTGAGCGTGAGCCGGGCCTCGCTGCGCGAAGCGCTGATCGTGCTCGAACTGAGCGGCATTGTGGAAGTGCGCGGCGGCTCCGGCGTGTACGTGAGCGAACAGGCCACGGCGCAGGCCGATGTGCCCGAAGTCGGGCCGGGGCCGTTCGAAGTGCTGGCCGCGCGCCGCATGATCGAATCCGAAGTGGCGGCGCTGGCGGCCAAGATGGCCACCGATTCGGCCATCGATGCGATCCTGACGGCGGTGCTGGAAATGGAGCACCACCACGAAGACCGGGCCAGCAACGAGCAGGCCGACCGCAATTTCCATCTGGCGATCGCGCGCGCCACGGGCAACACGGCGCTGGTCGGCGTGGTCGATTATCTGTGGAACCAGCGCGGCAGTCTGTGGCACAAGCTCAAGGAGCATTTCCAGACCGAGGAATTGCGCGTGACCACCCTGACCGATCACCGCAAGATTTTGGAGGCGATTGCCTCGCACGATGTCGCCGGCGCGCGCCAGGCCATGCGCGCGCACCTGGAGCGCGTGACCCGCACCTTTTCGCGCGGATAA
- a CDS encoding TonB-dependent receptor plug domain-containing protein encodes MPTPSRFPQPTLLLSAIAIAVLTLTKQAAAQQADLAMARVEVTGSSIKRLASENALPLTTIKAEELVSRGLTTMSEVATSLTAGATNEPVGGGGGGTMINLRGLNTNRTLVLLNGRRLANEAIGDSSINVDVIPMSAIERVEVLRDGASAIYGTDAIAGVVNFITKRSIADTTVSASLVAPERSGGGGQRRLSLTTGSGDLAKDGWNVYAAFDTQKRSALMQRDRPNISDPDDIARLGGTAFTSNTSGSSSAPANYTVYANGKPTTVTGNPYFGAGCIAPYPGQYSVPSTKPGGAGSKTCVLDPNLYPQLLADNKQTTLLTKGSLRHGDGNMLTVELLSSESYIDALNPPQPFGAQTDYDKLNPGLRKPLMITKKSPWYPGGTGGVPAVAGLNGADLALTWSLDELGPAITDDRQNSHRLVLTEEGQFKGWDYKAGFNYAYSKRTVSFLSGYVRTPELYKGVADGVLNPFGPQDRAGQAYLDSISADGLVNRRAEVHYYGPDLTLNRELMPLAGGTLALALGADLHRETYRDASGDIGDAVVYKVSGTPNRYPHGARTVLGTYLELDAPFTKQLNVNLAVRADRFSDFGTTFNPKASVRYEPSKALMLRATASTGFRAPTLPELYGTPQTRVPSTSKWDDPVLCPSATPGISGTGTLTTDPKYAGLNLDSAKVCGSTLTVLTGANPDLAPEKSKTFTAGIVIEPVKHLVASLDFWNVDMKGTIAQISEDTIFGDVNKYNKLFVRNADGTLAYITKTRLNMGGLRTRGIDTSLNYTLPTAGMGRFGLSFDGSYVNKYEGQNEQGGEWIDSVGQPGALSTGATSANTYIFKWKHNLRLSWSKDSFGTQLTQSTTSSYIDTNALPSQKPGQPFYNEIAPYILYNLTANYAWSKQLKFTLGVNNLLDVDPPLSNQRLSSRVVFAQNIAKPIGRAYNVRVNYTF; translated from the coding sequence GTGCCCACACCATCCCGGTTCCCGCAACCGACCCTGCTGCTTTCCGCCATCGCCATCGCGGTCCTGACCCTCACCAAGCAGGCCGCGGCCCAGCAAGCCGACCTCGCCATGGCGCGGGTGGAAGTCACCGGCTCCTCGATCAAGCGCCTGGCCAGCGAAAACGCCCTGCCCCTGACCACCATCAAGGCCGAGGAACTGGTCAGCCGCGGCCTGACCACGATGTCCGAAGTGGCCACCTCGCTCACCGCCGGCGCCACCAACGAACCGGTGGGCGGCGGTGGCGGCGGCACCATGATCAATCTGCGCGGCCTGAACACCAACCGCACCCTGGTCCTGCTCAACGGCCGCCGCCTGGCCAACGAAGCCATCGGCGACAGCTCGATCAACGTCGACGTCATCCCGATGAGCGCCATCGAACGGGTCGAAGTGCTGCGCGACGGCGCCTCGGCCATCTACGGCACCGACGCCATCGCCGGCGTGGTCAACTTCATCACCAAGCGTTCGATCGCCGACACCACCGTCAGCGCCAGCCTCGTGGCGCCCGAGCGCAGCGGCGGCGGCGGCCAGCGGCGCTTGAGCCTGACCACCGGCAGCGGCGACCTGGCCAAGGATGGCTGGAACGTCTACGCCGCCTTCGACACCCAGAAACGCAGCGCCCTGATGCAGCGCGACCGTCCCAACATCAGCGATCCGGACGACATCGCCCGCCTGGGCGGCACTGCTTTTACCAGCAACACCTCCGGCTCCTCGTCCGCGCCGGCCAACTACACCGTCTACGCCAACGGCAAGCCGACCACTGTCACCGGCAACCCCTACTTTGGCGCCGGCTGCATCGCCCCCTACCCGGGCCAGTACAGCGTGCCCTCGACCAAGCCGGGCGGCGCCGGCAGCAAAACCTGCGTACTCGACCCGAACCTGTACCCGCAACTGCTGGCCGACAACAAGCAAACCACCTTGCTGACCAAGGGCAGCCTGCGCCACGGCGACGGCAACATGCTGACGGTCGAACTGCTCAGTTCCGAATCCTACATCGACGCCTTGAATCCGCCCCAGCCCTTCGGCGCCCAGACCGACTACGACAAGCTCAATCCCGGCCTGCGCAAGCCCCTGATGATCACCAAGAAGAGCCCATGGTATCCGGGCGGCACCGGCGGCGTGCCCGCCGTGGCTGGCCTGAACGGCGCCGACCTGGCCCTGACCTGGAGCCTGGATGAACTCGGCCCGGCCATCACCGACGACCGCCAGAACAGCCACCGCCTGGTGCTCACCGAAGAAGGCCAGTTCAAGGGCTGGGACTACAAGGCGGGCTTCAACTACGCCTACAGCAAGCGCACGGTCAGCTTCCTGAGCGGCTACGTGCGCACGCCGGAACTGTACAAAGGCGTGGCCGACGGCGTGCTCAACCCGTTCGGCCCGCAGGACCGGGCCGGCCAAGCCTATCTGGACAGCATCTCCGCCGACGGCCTGGTCAACCGCCGCGCCGAAGTCCACTACTACGGCCCCGACCTGACCCTGAACCGCGAACTGATGCCGCTGGCCGGCGGCACCCTGGCCCTGGCGCTCGGCGCCGACCTGCACCGCGAAACCTACCGCGACGCCTCCGGCGACATCGGCGATGCGGTGGTCTACAAAGTGTCCGGCACCCCCAACCGCTACCCGCACGGCGCGCGCACCGTGCTCGGCACCTATCTGGAACTCGACGCCCCCTTCACCAAACAGCTCAACGTGAACCTGGCCGTGCGCGCCGACCGCTTCAGCGACTTCGGCACCACCTTCAACCCCAAGGCCAGCGTGCGCTACGAGCCATCCAAGGCCCTGATGCTGCGCGCCACCGCCAGCACGGGTTTTCGCGCCCCCACCCTGCCCGAGCTGTACGGCACCCCGCAAACGCGCGTGCCATCCACCTCCAAGTGGGACGATCCGGTGCTGTGCCCGAGCGCCACACCAGGCATCAGCGGCACCGGCACCCTCACCACCGACCCCAAATACGCGGGCCTGAACCTGGATTCGGCCAAGGTCTGCGGCAGCACCCTGACGGTACTGACCGGCGCCAATCCCGACCTCGCACCGGAAAAATCGAAGACCTTCACCGCCGGCATCGTGATCGAACCGGTCAAGCACCTGGTCGCCTCGCTCGACTTCTGGAACGTCGACATGAAAGGCACGATCGCGCAGATTTCCGAAGACACAATCTTCGGCGACGTCAACAAATACAACAAGCTATTCGTACGCAATGCCGACGGCACCCTGGCCTACATCACCAAGACGCGCCTGAACATGGGCGGCCTGCGCACGCGCGGCATCGACACCAGCCTGAACTACACCCTGCCGACCGCCGGCATGGGGCGCTTCGGCCTGTCCTTCGACGGCAGCTACGTCAACAAATACGAAGGCCAGAACGAACAAGGCGGCGAGTGGATCGACAGCGTCGGCCAGCCCGGCGCGCTCTCGACCGGCGCCACCTCGGCCAACACCTACATCTTCAAATGGAAGCACAACCTGCGCCTGTCGTGGAGCAAAGACAGCTTCGGCACCCAGCTGACCCAATCCACCACGTCGAGCTACATCGACACCAACGCCCTGCCGAGCCAGAAGCCGGGCCAGCCGTTTTATAACGAGATCGCGCCGTACATCCTGTACAACCTGACGGCCAACTACGCGTGGAGCAAGCAGCTCAAGTTCACCCTGGGCGTGAACAACCTGCTCGACGTCGACCCGCCGCTGTCGAACCAGCGTCTCAGCTCGCGCGTGGTATTCGCGCAAAACATCGCCAAGCCGATCGGCCGCGCCTACAACGTACGCGTCAACTACACCTTCTGA
- a CDS encoding SAM-dependent methyltransferase, with protein MSYIVEPVAFVEAARSTPEDDQWGGEAARIVLVDTLQPDALAGLVSFSHVEVLFLFHQVPPEKITYDARHPRNNPDWPKVGIFAQRGKNRPNRIGSTICRVLSVEGRILTVAELDAIDGTPVLDMKPVIREFLPRESTRQPAWATELMRDYWSAKP; from the coding sequence ATGTCCTATATCGTCGAACCCGTTGCCTTCGTTGAGGCGGCGCGCAGCACACCCGAGGATGACCAGTGGGGTGGCGAAGCGGCACGCATCGTTCTTGTGGATACCCTGCAGCCGGACGCCCTGGCCGGACTCGTGTCGTTCTCCCATGTCGAGGTGCTTTTCCTGTTCCACCAGGTGCCACCGGAAAAGATCACCTACGACGCGCGCCACCCGCGCAACAACCCGGACTGGCCCAAAGTCGGCATTTTTGCCCAGCGCGGCAAGAACCGGCCGAACCGGATCGGCAGCACCATCTGCCGCGTCCTGTCCGTCGAGGGCAGGATATTGACGGTGGCCGAACTCGATGCCATCGACGGCACCCCGGTGCTGGACATGAAACCCGTGATCCGCGAATTCCTGCCGCGCGAGTCGACCCGGCAGCCCGCATGGGCCACCGAGCTGATGCGTGATTACTGGTCCGCAAAGCCGTAG
- a CDS encoding rhamnogalacturonan acetylesterase, translated as MAASLPAYADGDAARPARIILVGDSTMATRSGYGDALCQRLRAEVACINLARGGRSSGSFRAEGRWDDVQALLRDGAAYSASYVLIQFGHNDQPGKPGRSTDLVTEFPHNMARYVSEARALGGVPVLVTPLTRRSFKGAYLRDDLGPWASEVRRVARESGAVLIDLNRISADAVQAMGSAEADTLAQAPPGPNATTAAAAAIPGAAVEPQGTPKISFDRTHVGAKGASLFSGMVADELRRQVPALRPAFAPEP; from the coding sequence ATGGCGGCCAGTTTGCCCGCCTATGCGGATGGCGACGCAGCCCGGCCGGCGCGCATCATCCTCGTCGGCGACTCGACCATGGCGACCCGGTCCGGCTACGGCGACGCCCTGTGCCAGCGCCTGCGCGCGGAAGTCGCCTGCATCAACCTCGCGCGCGGCGGACGCAGCTCGGGCAGCTTCCGCGCCGAGGGGCGCTGGGATGACGTGCAAGCGCTGCTGCGCGACGGCGCGGCCTACAGCGCCAGCTACGTGCTGATCCAGTTCGGCCACAACGACCAGCCGGGCAAGCCCGGGCGCTCGACCGACCTCGTCACCGAGTTCCCGCACAACATGGCGCGCTACGTCAGCGAAGCGCGCGCGCTGGGCGGCGTGCCGGTGCTGGTCACGCCGCTGACCCGGCGCAGCTTCAAGGGCGCGTATCTGCGCGACGACCTGGGCCCGTGGGCATCGGAAGTACGGCGCGTGGCGCGCGAAAGCGGCGCCGTCCTGATCGACCTGAACAGGATCAGCGCCGACGCCGTGCAAGCGATGGGATCGGCCGAAGCCGACACCCTTGCGCAAGCGCCGCCGGGGCCGAATGCGACGACGGCAGCGGCGGCAGCGATTCCCGGCGCCGCGGTCGAACCGCAAGGCACGCCGAAAATCAGCTTCGACCGCACCCATGTCGGTGCCAAGGGTGCGTCCCTGTTTTCCGGCATGGTCGCGGACGAGCTGCGCCGCCAGGTTCCCGCCCTGCGTCCCGCCTTCGCCCCCGAGCCCTGA
- a CDS encoding EAL domain-containing protein, translating into MPAALPDSIPEVTIDALLEHIVLIDQRGTILSANKAWRDFALANGADPARVCEGVNYLDVCDRAASSGCGDAVQVGLLVRDILAGRRRSATFDYPCDSPGQPRWFSLKIASLDHAGAPAVVLVHDNITDLKICEQQIQFQASLLASVEQAVIATDVAGIIQYWNPFAEKLYGWSAAEALGRNIIELVPAENCADRAAQIMARLQAGCSWSGEFLVRHRSGRTFPMHVTDSPIRDEQGRLVGIIGISTDISEWKKTERALNLSAMVYEAIGEAIMITEPCGRIVAVNPAFVRLSGYTEQELIGQPASLLLSGVLGQVHNGDVLQRLEKAGHAQGKVWARHKNGDECAEWLRVDTIYGERGQVKFRVNMFSGITDQKLAEDTIWRQANFDFLTGLPNRSMFHDRLEHELRKSRRSGLPLALMFIDIDHFKEVNDTLGHDTGDKLLREVAARLSACIRQADTVARLGGDEFTVILGELDDLDSVERVAHAMLAALAEPFAIKAETVYLSGSIGITLFPHDATDVDTLLKNADQAMYAAKNRGRNQFGYFMQSMQRAAQKKMRTLNDLRAALALDQLRVLYQPIVELSSGRIRKAEALLRWQHPQRGPVSPAEFIPLAEESGLIVGIGDWVFQQAFHQAMRWRGSIDPDFQISVNMSPAQFRRHSPGASHACHPPHVRAHPVLGRYVGTEIVVEITEGMLMESTHSIREQLLSFRESGIQMSIDDFGTGYSSLSYLKKFHIDYLKIDQSFVLKMVAGSDDLALCEAIVVMGHKLGIKVIAEGVETQEQRDLLTAAGCDFGQGYLFSRPLSAPQFDLLLRSHDCGA; encoded by the coding sequence ATGCCAGCCGCCTTACCCGACTCCATCCCCGAGGTCACGATCGACGCCTTGCTCGAGCATATCGTGCTGATCGACCAGCGCGGCACGATTCTGTCGGCCAACAAGGCATGGCGCGACTTCGCCCTCGCCAACGGCGCCGACCCGGCCCGGGTCTGCGAAGGCGTCAATTACCTCGACGTGTGCGACCGCGCCGCCTCGTCCGGCTGCGGCGACGCCGTCCAGGTCGGCCTGCTGGTACGCGATATCCTGGCCGGGCGGCGCCGCAGCGCCACCTTCGACTATCCCTGCGACTCTCCCGGCCAGCCGCGCTGGTTCTCGCTCAAGATCGCTTCGCTCGACCATGCCGGCGCCCCGGCCGTGGTGCTGGTGCATGACAACATCACCGACCTCAAAATCTGCGAGCAGCAAATCCAGTTCCAGGCCAGCCTGCTGGCCTCGGTCGAACAAGCCGTCATCGCCACCGACGTGGCCGGCATCATCCAGTACTGGAACCCCTTCGCCGAAAAACTCTACGGCTGGTCGGCCGCCGAAGCGCTGGGACGCAACATCATCGAGCTGGTCCCGGCCGAGAACTGCGCCGACCGGGCCGCACAAATCATGGCGCGGCTGCAGGCCGGCTGCAGCTGGTCGGGCGAATTCCTGGTGCGCCACCGCAGCGGCCGCACCTTCCCCATGCACGTGACCGACTCGCCGATCCGCGACGAACAGGGCCGGCTGGTCGGCATCATCGGCATTTCCACCGACATCAGCGAATGGAAAAAGACCGAGCGCGCCCTGAACCTGTCGGCCATGGTGTACGAGGCGATCGGCGAAGCGATCATGATCACCGAGCCCTGCGGCCGCATCGTGGCCGTCAATCCCGCTTTCGTCCGCCTGAGCGGCTACACCGAACAGGAATTGATCGGCCAGCCGGCCAGCCTGCTGCTGTCCGGCGTGCTGGGCCAGGTCCACAACGGCGACGTGCTGCAGCGCCTGGAAAAAGCCGGCCATGCCCAAGGCAAGGTCTGGGCGCGCCACAAGAACGGCGACGAGTGCGCCGAATGGCTGCGCGTGGACACCATTTACGGCGAGCGCGGCCAGGTCAAGTTCCGCGTGAATATGTTTTCCGGCATCACCGACCAGAAACTGGCCGAAGACACCATCTGGCGCCAGGCCAACTTCGACTTCCTCACCGGCTTGCCCAACCGCAGCATGTTCCATGACCGCCTCGAACACGAATTGCGCAAATCGCGCCGCTCCGGACTGCCGCTGGCGCTGATGTTCATCGACATCGACCACTTCAAGGAAGTCAACGATACCCTCGGCCACGATACCGGCGACAAGCTGCTGCGCGAGGTGGCCGCGCGCCTGTCGGCCTGCATCCGCCAGGCCGACACCGTGGCGCGCCTGGGCGGCGACGAATTCACCGTCATCCTCGGCGAGCTTGACGACCTCGACAGCGTCGAGCGGGTCGCCCACGCCATGCTGGCCGCCCTGGCCGAACCGTTCGCCATCAAGGCCGAAACCGTGTATCTGTCCGGCAGCATCGGCATCACCCTGTTCCCGCACGACGCCACCGACGTCGACACCCTGCTCAAGAATGCCGACCAGGCCATGTACGCGGCCAAGAACCGCGGGCGCAACCAGTTCGGCTACTTCATGCAATCGATGCAGCGCGCCGCGCAAAAAAAGATGCGCACCCTGAACGACCTGCGCGCCGCGCTCGCGCTCGACCAGTTGCGCGTGCTGTACCAGCCCATCGTCGAACTGTCCAGCGGGCGCATCCGCAAGGCGGAAGCCCTGCTGCGCTGGCAGCATCCGCAGCGCGGCCCGGTCAGTCCGGCCGAATTCATCCCCCTGGCCGAGGAATCGGGCTTAATCGTCGGCATCGGCGACTGGGTATTCCAGCAAGCCTTCCACCAGGCCATGCGCTGGCGCGGCAGCATCGATCCCGACTTCCAGATCAGCGTCAACATGTCGCCGGCCCAGTTCCGGCGCCACTCGCCCGGCGCCAGCCACGCCTGCCATCCGCCGCACGTGCGCGCCCATCCGGTGCTGGGGCGCTATGTCGGCACCGAAATCGTGGTCGAAATCACCGAGGGCATGCTCATGGAATCGACCCACAGCATCCGCGAACAATTGCTCTCGTTTCGAGAAAGCGGCATCCAGATGTCGATCGACGATTTCGGCACCGGTTATTCCTCCTTGTCCTACCTGAAAAAATTCCACATCGATTACCTCAAGATCGACCAATCCTTCGTCCTCAAGATGGTGGCCGGCTCGGACGACCTGGCCTTGTGCGAAGCCATCGTCGTCATGGGCCACAAGCTCGGCATCAAAGTCATTGCCGAAGGCGTCGAAACACAGGAACAGCGCGACCTGCTGACCGCCGCCGGCTGCGACTTCGGCCAGGGCTATCTGTTTTCGCGGCCGCTCTCCGCGCCCCAGTTCGACCTTTTGCTGCGCAGCCACGATTGCGGCGCCTGA
- a CDS encoding MerR family transcriptional regulator, whose protein sequence is MNTLPADHDTVRSDDTGAYRSGVAARLAGLPVETLRVWERRYGVSEPQRSARGQRLYSSAQVRRLSLIKQLVDQGHPIGAMARLPLDQLQHLAEPLAADTGASGPIRVAVVGTGLARQLAAGGRERLALDVRASCARLDEAATALRAVAADVLLIELSELDDSALPRVAAARLACGTPAVVVLYRFCASATIRHLRALGCLVARAPSDMAEVALLCQVAFPARRAAPAAPASVAPPRCGEALAPRRLDEQALAALAAASNSVMCECPRHLADILTMIGSFERYSTQCGARNPGDAALHHDLGQAAAQARTLLENALLRLARTEGLPLPDGLA, encoded by the coding sequence ATGAATACACTTCCTGCCGACCACGATACGGTGCGCTCCGACGATACCGGCGCTTACCGCAGCGGCGTGGCCGCGCGTCTGGCGGGCTTGCCCGTCGAAACCTTGCGGGTGTGGGAGCGCCGTTACGGCGTGTCCGAGCCGCAACGCTCGGCGCGCGGGCAGCGTTTGTATTCGAGCGCCCAGGTGCGCCGGCTGAGCCTGATCAAGCAATTGGTCGACCAGGGCCATCCGATCGGCGCCATGGCCCGTCTGCCGCTCGACCAGCTCCAGCACCTGGCCGAGCCCTTGGCGGCCGACACCGGCGCCAGCGGTCCGATCCGGGTGGCGGTGGTGGGCACGGGTCTGGCGCGCCAGCTGGCGGCCGGTGGCCGCGAGCGGCTCGCGCTCGACGTGCGCGCGTCGTGCGCCCGCCTTGACGAGGCGGCCACGGCCTTGCGCGCGGTGGCCGCCGACGTGCTGCTGATCGAATTGTCCGAGCTCGACGATTCGGCCCTGCCGCGGGTGGCCGCCGCGCGCCTGGCGTGCGGCACGCCGGCGGTGGTGGTGCTGTACCGTTTTTGCGCCAGCGCCACGATCCGCCATCTGCGCGCCCTCGGCTGCCTGGTGGCGCGCGCGCCGTCCGATATGGCCGAGGTGGCATTGCTGTGCCAGGTGGCGTTTCCGGCGCGGCGCGCGGCGCCGGCCGCGCCGGCCAGCGTTGCGCCGCCGCGCTGCGGCGAAGCGCTGGCGCCGCGCCGGCTCGACGAGCAAGCCCTTGCGGCCCTGGCGGCGGCCAGCAATAGCGTGATGTGCGAGTGCCCGCGGCATTTGGCCGATATCCTGACGATGATCGGCAGTTTCGAGCGCTACAGCACGCAGTGCGGCGCGCGCAATCCCGGCGACGCCGCCTTGCACCACGATCTGGGCCAGGCGGCGGCGCAGGCGCGCACCCTGCTGGAAAACGCCTTGCTGCGGCTGGCGCGGACCGAGGGCTTGCCGCTGCCGGATGGGCTGGCGTAA